A genomic region of Tachyglossus aculeatus isolate mTacAcu1 unplaced genomic scaffold, mTacAcu1.pri scaffold_96_arrow_ctg1, whole genome shotgun sequence contains the following coding sequences:
- the LOC119924317 gene encoding olfactory receptor 1038-like, translating into MTEGNHSQLNEFILTGLTNLPELQIPLFVVFLLIYCTTVVGNLGLIFLTRTDSRLQTPMYFFLGHLALVDVGHSTSVGPQVLVNLLEERKSISFYHCAVQFCCFITFIVTELFLLSAMAYDRYVAICNPLLYKLIISEKVCTLLVVIPYIYGLAIALFFVVFTFRLSFCGNKVIDHFYCDSLPILKLSCSDTHVVEYFILGVSTFNLIFSLLIVLVSYISVISTILKIRSAQGRRKVFSTCGSHLVGMTVFYGTLIFMYLRPPASHSFEKDKMASVFYTQVLPMLNPLIYSLRNREVKEALERTLTACWIHFKYLKSGNLFNKTL; encoded by the coding sequence ATGACTGAAGGAAATCATTCCCAACTGAATGAGTTCATTCTCACTGGGCTCACAAATCTTCCAGAGCTGCAAATCCCTCTCTTTGTTGTGTTTCTGCTTATCTATTGTACAACTGTCGTGGGGAACCTGGGGCTCATCTTCCTGACCAGGACTGATTCTCGACTTCaaactcccatgtactttttccttggTCACTTGGCTTTGGTTGATGTTGGCCATTCCACATCTGTGGGCCCCCAAGTGTTGGTCAATTTGCTGGAGGAGAGAAAATCCATTTCCTTCTACCACTGTGCCGTGCAATTCTGTTGTTTCATTACTTTTATCGTTACCGAACTTTTCCTCCTGTCTGCGATGGCCTACGAccgttatgtggccatctgcaatcCTCTGCTCTACAAGCTCATCATCTCAGAGAAAGTTTGCACTCTTTTGGTTGTCATTCCCTACATCTACGGCTTGGCCATCGCCCTGTTCTTCGTAGTCTTCACGTTTCGGTTGTCCTTCTGTGGCAATAAAGTCATCGATCATTTCTACTGTGATAGCCTACCCATCCTGAAGTTGTCCTGTTCTGACACCCATGTCGTAGAATATTTCATTTTGGGGGTTTCTACTTTCAATTTGATTTTCTCCCTCCTGATTGTCCTGGTCTCTTACATCTCCGTTATCTCTACCATCCTAAAGATCCGTTCTGCCCAAGGCAGACGCAAAGTCTTCTCTACTTGTGGTTCCCACCTAGTGGGGATGACTGTGTTCTATGGGACTCTGATTTTTATGTACTTGCGGCCACCAGCTAGTCATTCATTTGAAAAAGATAAAATGGCTTCCGTGTTTTACacccaagtgcttcctatgctgaaccccctgatctacagtctgaggaaccgggagGTGAAAGAGGCCCTGGAAAGAACTCTCACTGCTTGTTGGATACATTTCAAATACCTGAAATCAGGAAATCTGTTCAATAAAACACTTTAA